A genomic segment from Lutibacter sp. A80 encodes:
- a CDS encoding CopG family transcriptional regulator gives MSRQSISFTEPNDEWLKAQVKGKEYSSKSELVNDLIRQARKQQIEIDWIRTKLEKAENSGFTSESKNEILAQSKNLLNG, from the coding sequence ATGTCAAGACAAAGTATATCATTTACAGAACCTAACGACGAATGGCTGAAAGCCCAAGTCAAAGGAAAAGAATATTCAAGCAAAAGCGAATTAGTAAACGATTTAATTAGACAAGCTAGAAAACAACAAATCGAAATTGATTGGATTCGAACTAAATTGGAAAAAGCTGAAAATAGCGGTTTTACAAGCGAATCAAAAAATGAAATTTTAGCTCAATCTAAAAATTTATTAAATGGCTAA
- a CDS encoding type II toxin-antitoxin system RelE/ParE family toxin, producing MAKYRLSNEAKNDLIRIHHYGVKKFGMTQADKYFESFFEYFDIISQRPFSFESVDYIKKDYRRCVCGIDSIYYKINNNVVEIMAIVGRQNLNEILQYV from the coding sequence ATGGCTAAATATCGATTAAGTAACGAAGCCAAAAATGACTTAATCCGAATTCATCACTATGGAGTTAAAAAATTTGGAATGACTCAAGCTGATAAATATTTTGAATCATTCTTTGAATACTTTGACATTATATCCCAAAGGCCTTTTTCATTCGAGTCGGTTGATTATATAAAAAAAGACTACAGAAGATGTGTTTGCGGAATAGATAGTATTTACTATAAAATAAATAATAACGTTGTTGAAATAATGGCAATTGTCGGAAGACAAAATTTGAACGAAATACTACAATATGTATAA
- a CDS encoding alpha-L-fucosidase, translating into MIPFSKKTNYYSSLLSLVVLIIMLTPKTICTQESNESYHKRMQWWDEGRLGMFLHWGVYSTFGGEYNGMDYGKEIGQSSAEWIYLASNMPQTAYQNAALNWNPNKYNPEEWVKMAKDAGMTYMVLTSKHHDGYALFNTETTDWNSVETSAINRDLIKDFVLACNKYDMKVGFYYSHEKDWINHVRQNVDLNPISEKYKNFVKQQITELFTNYGKIDLIWFDMPVQKHREFNKMCADLVRKLQPECIINGRIGSGLGDYKNIGDRAIVNPGMAGYMESIMTMRLNWGYDKNDDYWKSSDELIKMVSKSACRGSNFLLNIGPTPEGTFPLQDQVRLDNLGKWMKLNAEAIYKTKGSPFSKEHKWGSLSQSKKNNIIYLHLWNWSGGNITVNGLLSNVESASFLDTHKNLTFTQHKNSSELIVELPKINSSENLRIVKLVVDKKTFDITKGPDFVAPKVKHKEHLKLTGTIHKINGINFTITGRLVTRDKIGKEIYKDEITTQFTLNDQVRFRINTDGDIREVQSLNLNEGSKYHIVYSSDKNNPEVKIVTELK; encoded by the coding sequence ATGATCCCGTTTTCAAAAAAAACCAATTACTATAGTTCTTTACTTTCTTTAGTTGTGCTTATTATTATGCTAACTCCTAAAACTATTTGCACACAAGAATCAAACGAATCTTATCATAAACGCATGCAATGGTGGGATGAAGGGCGTTTAGGAATGTTTCTGCATTGGGGTGTTTATTCCACATTTGGAGGTGAATACAACGGAATGGATTATGGTAAGGAAATTGGGCAATCAAGTGCCGAATGGATTTACCTTGCTTCAAATATGCCACAAACAGCGTATCAAAATGCTGCTTTAAACTGGAATCCTAATAAATATAATCCAGAAGAATGGGTTAAAATGGCTAAAGATGCTGGTATGACGTATATGGTGCTTACTTCGAAACATCATGATGGTTATGCTCTTTTTAATACAGAAACTACTGATTGGAATAGTGTAGAAACGTCTGCAATAAATCGCGATTTGATAAAAGATTTTGTTTTAGCCTGTAATAAATATGATATGAAAGTAGGTTTTTATTACTCGCATGAAAAGGATTGGATAAATCATGTGCGACAAAATGTAGATCTTAATCCTATTTCTGAAAAATATAAAAATTTTGTAAAACAGCAGATTACTGAATTATTTACAAATTATGGAAAAATTGATTTAATATGGTTCGATATGCCTGTTCAAAAGCACCGTGAATTTAATAAAATGTGTGCAGATTTGGTGAGAAAACTTCAGCCCGAATGTATTATAAATGGTCGTATAGGCAGCGGATTAGGAGATTATAAAAATATTGGAGACCGTGCTATTGTAAATCCTGGTATGGCTGGTTATATGGAATCAATCATGACCATGCGCTTGAATTGGGGCTATGATAAAAATGATGATTATTGGAAATCTTCTGATGAGTTAATAAAAATGGTAAGTAAAAGCGCTTGTCGTGGATCAAACTTTTTATTGAATATTGGTCCTACACCTGAAGGTACTTTCCCTTTACAAGACCAAGTAAGATTAGACAATTTAGGAAAATGGATGAAATTAAATGCCGAAGCTATTTACAAAACAAAAGGCAGTCCTTTTTCAAAAGAACATAAATGGGGATCTTTATCACAAAGCAAAAAAAACAACATTATCTACCTTCATTTATGGAACTGGTCAGGCGGCAACATAACAGTTAATGGTCTACTGTCTAATGTAGAAAGTGCATCATTTTTAGATACTCATAAAAATTTGACTTTTACTCAGCATAAAAATTCTTCAGAATTAATAGTTGAATTACCAAAAATAAACAGCAGCGAGAATCTAAGAATTGTTAAACTAGTAGTGGATAAAAAAACTTTCGATATTACAAAAGGTCCAGACTTTGTAGCTCCAAAAGTTAAACATAAAGAACATTTAAAACTAACTGGTACTATACATAAAATCAATGGTATTAATTTTACAATTACTGGAAGACTAGTTACTCGAGACAAAATAGGTAAGGAAATCTATAAAGATGAAATAACTACTCAATTTACACTAAACGATCAAGTACGTTTTAGAATCAATACAGATGGAGACATTCGTGAAGTACAAAGTCTTAATCTAAACGAGGGTTCAAAATATCATATAGTGTACAGTTCCGATAAAAACAATCCAGAAGTAAAAATCGTTACTGAATTGAAATAA
- a CDS encoding cold-shock protein, producing MQEGTVKFFDNTKGFGFIKSSETGEDIFVHNSGLTDEIREDDKVQFNTQEGRKGLNAINVEVIA from the coding sequence ATGCAAGAAGGCACAGTAAAATTTTTCGACAACACAAAAGGATTTGGATTTATTAAATCATCAGAAACTGGTGAAGACATTTTTGTACATAACTCTGGTTTAACAGATGAAATTAGAGAAGATGACAAAGTTCAGTTTAACACTCAAGAAGGAAGAAAAGGTTTAAACGCTATTAACGTTGAAGTTATAGCTTAA